One genomic region from Selenihalanaerobacter shriftii encodes:
- a CDS encoding TetR/AcrR family transcriptional regulator — MIEVKPDDIKQKRTLKIFINATSQIVKKEGIEAVTIRKVAKIAGYNSATIYNYFDNRNQLIFFAGMKFISDYVQNMPDYMNQSDDTLERFLLMWECFCKYSFENPQIYYAIFTADIGDRPEDLMQNYYSLFPEEMGNPPEELIPMILETDLSKRTTIAIKSCVKEGYFSMKEAMEIDEMIMLTYQGMLSLLINKRVDYSAEEATELTMDYIRKIVNTAANS; from the coding sequence ATGATTGAAGTAAAACCAGATGATATTAAACAAAAACGCACTTTGAAAATTTTTATTAATGCAACTTCTCAAATTGTTAAAAAAGAGGGGATTGAAGCAGTAACTATTAGAAAGGTTGCTAAAATTGCCGGATATAATAGTGCTACTATCTATAATTATTTTGATAATCGGAATCAATTAATCTTTTTTGCCGGAATGAAATTTATTAGTGATTATGTACAAAATATGCCCGATTATATGAATCAAAGTGATGATACTTTAGAAAGATTCCTATTAATGTGGGAATGCTTCTGTAAATATTCTTTTGAAAATCCACAAATTTACTATGCAATCTTTACTGCAGATATCGGCGATCGGCCTGAAGATTTAATGCAAAATTATTATTCCCTTTTTCCTGAAGAAATGGGAAATCCACCTGAAGAATTAATCCCTATGATTTTAGAAACTGACTTATCAAAACGAACTACTATAGCAATTAAATCATGTGTAAAAGAAGGTTACTTCTCAATGAAGGAAGCTATGGAAATCGATGAAATGATTATGTTAACTTATCAAGGTATGCTTTCTTTACTTATTAATAAGCGGGTAGATTATTCAGCAGAAGAAGCTACTGAACTCACTATGGATTATATTCGTAAAATTGTAAATACAGCAGCAAATTCATAA
- a CDS encoding glycine betaine uptake BCCT transporter, which translates to MPNPQEEIGANSTKKSNDVDPVVFWPSVIISAILIMWGIVANESFGNVVNSVFDFLVGKFGWFYLLFVSGVLVVTLVLGLSKFGNIKLGKPDEEPEFSTRSWFAMLFSAGMGIGLVFWGVAEPIYHYASPPFGDGETAKSALLAIRYSFFHWGLHPWALYSLFGMMIAYYGFRRDMPQLPSSTLYPLLGKKGVKGIAGKVFDILAVFATLFGIATSLGLGAQQINSGLHTLFGVANNNTVAVTIIGIVTAAFILSAVTGLDKGIKILSNINISLGSLLLLLMIIVGPTVFVFDYFTQGLGGYFQNIFDMSFFTSPISQSKWPGWWTIFYWAWWIAWTPFVGGFIARISRGRTIREFVVGTLFLPTLVSFFWLAVMGGSAVWMEQFGAGGIVDPVKADIASAFFVSLGKFPLGSIMSMIATILIGTFFITSADSGTFVMGMLTTGGRLNPSTRVKVTWGIAEGLVAAILLLAGGLSALQTASIAGAFPFMFFMCISIFAFFKALQKDYISLEENGEFIGSIDL; encoded by the coding sequence ATGCCCAATCCACAAGAAGAGATAGGGGCAAATTCTACAAAGAAAAGTAATGACGTAGATCCTGTTGTATTCTGGCCTTCGGTTATAATCTCCGCTATATTAATCATGTGGGGGATTGTAGCTAATGAAAGCTTTGGTAATGTAGTAAATAGTGTCTTTGATTTTTTAGTAGGAAAGTTTGGGTGGTTTTATCTATTATTTGTTTCTGGAGTCTTAGTAGTTACTTTAGTATTAGGATTAAGTAAATTTGGAAATATTAAATTAGGAAAACCTGATGAAGAACCAGAATTCAGTACAAGATCATGGTTTGCAATGCTTTTTAGTGCGGGGATGGGAATTGGACTTGTTTTTTGGGGAGTTGCTGAACCGATTTATCATTATGCCAGCCCACCATTTGGAGATGGGGAGACTGCTAAATCTGCTTTGTTAGCCATTAGATATTCTTTCTTTCATTGGGGCTTGCACCCTTGGGCTTTATATTCTCTATTCGGGATGATGATTGCCTATTATGGCTTCAGAAGAGATATGCCACAACTACCTAGTTCTACCTTATATCCATTATTAGGGAAGAAAGGAGTTAAGGGGATTGCAGGTAAAGTATTTGATATTTTAGCTGTATTTGCAACTCTTTTTGGTATTGCAACTTCTTTAGGGCTAGGAGCACAACAAATTAATAGTGGACTCCATACATTATTTGGGGTAGCTAATAATAATACAGTAGCAGTAACTATCATTGGTATAGTGACAGCGGCATTTATTCTATCGGCAGTTACAGGTCTAGATAAAGGAATTAAAATTTTAAGTAATATAAATATTTCTTTAGGCTCACTATTATTACTATTGATGATTATTGTAGGTCCTACTGTATTTGTTTTTGATTACTTTACTCAAGGTTTAGGTGGATATTTTCAGAATATCTTTGATATGAGCTTCTTTACTAGTCCTATAAGTCAGAGTAAATGGCCAGGTTGGTGGACTATCTTCTATTGGGCTTGGTGGATTGCTTGGACTCCGTTTGTAGGAGGGTTTATTGCGCGAATTTCTAGAGGACGGACTATTAGAGAATTTGTAGTAGGAACATTGTTTTTACCTACTCTTGTAAGTTTCTTTTGGTTAGCTGTTATGGGAGGGTCAGCGGTATGGATGGAACAGTTTGGTGCTGGAGGTATTGTTGATCCAGTAAAAGCTGACATAGCTTCTGCTTTTTTTGTTTCCTTAGGTAAATTTCCTTTAGGTAGTATTATGAGCATGATTGCAACTATATTAATTGGAACATTTTTTATTACTTCTGCTGATTCTGGAACATTTGTAATGGGAATGTTAACCACTGGAGGAAGACTCAATCCTTCAACTCGAGTTAAAGTTACTTGGGGAATTGCTGAAGGTTTAGTGGCAGCTATCTTATTATTAGCTGGTGGTTTATCAGCTTTACAGACTGCATCTATTGCTGGAGCATTTCCATTTATGTTCTTCATGTGTATTTCAATATTTGCTTTCTTTAAAGCTTTACAAAAAGATTATATTAGTTTAGAAGAAAATGGTGAATTTATTGGTAGCATAGACTTATAA
- a CDS encoding methyltetrahydrofolate cobalamin methyltransferase, protein MIVIGELINTSRDDVEPAVKERDAEFIQNLAKEQEEAGADYIDVNCGTLIREEPEALEWLVSTVQEAVDAPLCIDSPDPNAIKKGLKAYEHEKPAIINSITAEEERYEEILPLLKEHNAAVVALAMDDSGMPSDADDRIRVASKLIDDLIADGIALEDIYVDPIIQPIGTDDGMGVHILNAIDEITNKYEEVHITCGLSNISHGLPNRQLLNQAYLVLAMSRGLDSAIMDPLDDKIMSLATASETLLGNDTYCANYIKAAKSNKLTI, encoded by the coding sequence ATGATAGTTATTGGCGAGTTAATTAATACTAGTAGAGATGATGTGGAACCAGCTGTCAAAGAAAGAGATGCAGAGTTTATTCAAAATTTAGCTAAAGAACAAGAAGAGGCAGGGGCAGATTACATTGATGTTAATTGTGGGACATTAATTAGAGAAGAACCTGAAGCTTTAGAGTGGTTAGTTAGTACTGTACAAGAAGCTGTAGATGCACCTCTTTGTATTGATAGCCCAGATCCAAATGCTATTAAGAAAGGATTAAAAGCTTATGAGCATGAGAAGCCAGCAATAATTAATTCTATTACTGCTGAAGAAGAGAGATATGAAGAAATACTACCATTGCTTAAAGAGCATAATGCTGCTGTAGTTGCTTTAGCAATGGATGATAGCGGTATGCCAAGCGACGCTGATGATAGAATTAGAGTTGCTTCTAAATTAATCGATGATTTAATAGCTGATGGAATCGCTTTAGAAGATATTTATGTTGATCCGATTATTCAGCCGATTGGAACGGATGATGGAATGGGTGTTCATATTTTAAATGCAATTGATGAAATTACTAATAAGTATGAAGAAGTTCATATTACGTGTGGCTTAAGTAATATTTCACACGGATTACCTAATCGGCAATTATTGAATCAAGCTTATTTAGTATTAGCTATGAGTAGAGGTTTAGATAGTGCAATTATGGATCCATTAGATGATAAAATCATGTCATTAGCTACAGCTTCTGAGACACTTTTAGGTAATGATACTTATTGTGCTAATTATATTAAAGCTGCTAAGAGTAATAAGTTAACTATTTAA
- a CDS encoding hydantoinase/oxoprolinase family protein, which yields MKIALGIDTGGTYTDGVTMDINEGVIHDKAKALTTRQDLSIGINKCINNLDSIDYSDIEMVSLSTTLATNATVEGQGCEVGLILIGFEPDREIPTEYVAQIKGGHNIKGKPKDELELNEVKEIVDEMKGKVDAFAISGYLSVRNPEHEVQVRELVKELIDYPVVCAHELTSSLGIHERTATAVLNARLIPIITELIEAVKESLAKKNIDAPLMIVKGDGSLISERVAREKPIETVLSGPASSLIGATYLTDFEDGIVVDMGGTTTDVAFLRDGTPTLNKEGAMVGGWLTRVQAVDVATIGIGGDSHIQVSKDGLLEVGPQRVFPISWAVAEHKHLKKQLMENKREEYFPVSSQPTDILFFIKEPLHVDLTSTESKIIKLIQDKPQSLYHLGKKLEKDPNILPWERLVSIGSIHRASLTPTDILHATKKLEIWNNQVAEIGVEMAASRYGTESQEFIKAVYEEIYYKIALVISEMLLKNQEVQFDWEEDSLTEFLLEKMFKRVEEQDEGGLIEFSGKIDLPIIAIGAPVEAYFPEVAERFNTILRIPSHSEVANAVGTITGKVIERVEILIKPGDQRGYVVHLPWEVKRFNELKDAVEFVKKVGKEYVKDIAKRSGATDLKVTVDHEDVYSSFSQLDPDKKDLYVESRFKIVAMGRPKLR from the coding sequence ATGAAAATAGCACTGGGAATCGATACCGGTGGAACTTATACTGATGGAGTGACAATGGATATTAATGAAGGGGTTATTCATGATAAAGCAAAAGCTCTCACAACTCGTCAAGACCTTTCGATAGGTATAAATAAATGTATTAATAATCTTGATAGCATAGATTATAGTGATATCGAGATGGTATCACTCTCTACTACTTTAGCAACTAATGCTACAGTTGAAGGGCAAGGCTGTGAAGTGGGATTAATTTTAATTGGATTTGAGCCTGATCGTGAGATTCCAACAGAATATGTAGCCCAAATAAAAGGTGGACATAATATTAAAGGCAAGCCTAAGGATGAATTAGAACTTAATGAAGTCAAAGAAATAGTTGATGAAATGAAAGGTAAAGTAGATGCATTTGCTATTTCAGGTTATTTAAGTGTGAGAAATCCTGAACATGAAGTGCAAGTAAGAGAATTAGTTAAGGAATTAATTGATTATCCAGTGGTTTGTGCTCATGAGTTGACTTCATCTTTAGGGATTCATGAACGTACTGCTACTGCTGTCTTAAATGCTCGATTAATTCCGATTATTACTGAACTTATTGAAGCAGTAAAGGAGAGTTTAGCTAAAAAGAATATAGATGCCCCCTTGATGATTGTTAAAGGTGATGGTAGTTTAATCAGTGAAAGAGTAGCTAGAGAAAAGCCGATTGAGACAGTATTGTCAGGGCCAGCATCTAGTTTAATAGGTGCTACTTATTTAACTGACTTTGAAGATGGGATAGTAGTAGATATGGGTGGTACTACTACCGATGTAGCTTTTCTACGAGATGGTACTCCAACTCTTAATAAAGAAGGTGCTATGGTTGGTGGCTGGTTAACTAGAGTGCAAGCAGTAGATGTTGCTACAATTGGGATTGGTGGAGATAGTCATATCCAAGTATCTAAAGATGGTTTGCTTGAAGTTGGTCCTCAGCGTGTATTCCCTATTTCTTGGGCTGTAGCAGAACATAAGCATTTAAAAAAGCAGTTAATGGAGAATAAGAGAGAAGAATACTTCCCAGTTAGCTCACAACCTACAGATATTTTATTCTTCATAAAAGAACCATTACATGTTGATCTAACTAGTACGGAGTCTAAGATTATTAAATTAATTCAAGATAAACCTCAATCTCTATATCATTTAGGGAAGAAATTAGAAAAAGATCCTAATATATTACCGTGGGAAAGATTAGTAAGTATTGGCTCGATTCATCGGGCTTCGTTGACTCCTACTGATATCCTCCATGCTACTAAAAAATTAGAAATTTGGAATAATCAAGTTGCAGAAATTGGAGTAGAAATGGCAGCCAGTAGATATGGCACTGAATCTCAAGAATTTATCAAAGCAGTTTATGAAGAAATTTATTATAAGATTGCGTTAGTAATAAGTGAAATGTTACTTAAGAATCAAGAAGTTCAGTTTGACTGGGAAGAGGATAGTCTAACAGAGTTTCTTTTAGAGAAGATGTTTAAAAGAGTAGAAGAACAAGATGAAGGTGGATTAATTGAATTTTCAGGCAAAATAGATTTACCTATTATTGCTATCGGTGCTCCAGTAGAAGCTTATTTTCCAGAAGTAGCTGAAAGATTTAATACTATATTAAGGATTCCATCCCATTCAGAAGTAGCTAACGCGGTAGGTACTATTACTGGTAAAGTAATTGAACGAGTTGAAATCTTAATTAAACCAGGAGACCAGCGTGGTTATGTAGTTCATCTTCCTTGGGAAGTAAAGAGATTTAATGAGTTGAAGGATGCTGTGGAATTTGTTAAAAAGGTTGGGAAAGAATATGTCAAAGATATAGCTAAAAGGTCAGGAGCAACTGATCTTAAAGTGACAGTTGATCATGAAGATGTTTATAGTAGTTTTTCCCAACTAGATCCAGATAAGAAAGATTTATATGTAGAAAGCAGATTTAAAATTGTAGCTATGGGACGGCCAAAATTACGGTAG
- a CDS encoding trimethylamine methyltransferase family protein, with translation MEKVTSSNFKANASTVLEVLSEDQCQEILSAAMEVLERTGVVYHYDEALETLDDAGCYVDGNRVRIPSRLVEKALRSVPSRVTLYNSRTKEPVLRLEGSNAYFGTGSDTPYFIDPYTQERIKASEETVKMATKVIDALPNLDFVMSLGIVQDVPQPIYDRYQFRAQILNTSKPIVTTATDVDGYADIIEMCEIVAGGEEELRQKPFMTLYAEPISPLQHDNDASNKLVLAGKKSLPVVYTPCIMAGGTVPATLAGAMANGLAESLSGLVLNQLTNEGNPFIMGGVFTIMDMDTTIFSYGAPEFDLMQAALADMAHYLGIPMFGTCGCTDSKVVDEQAAIEDAISILMTAQSGANLNHDVGYIEHGNAGCLENLAVADDLIGMARRVVDGIEVTEETLALDVIDEVGPGGHFLSHEHTMEHFKEETWYPDLFQRKRYGEWVNDGEKTLTDRANDKVIEILENYDPEPLPQDTVQKLDDIVKRAESNLDI, from the coding sequence ATGGAAAAGGTGACAAGCAGTAATTTTAAGGCTAATGCTTCAACAGTCTTAGAGGTATTAAGTGAAGATCAATGTCAAGAAATTTTATCAGCTGCTATGGAGGTTTTAGAACGAACTGGAGTTGTGTACCATTATGATGAAGCTCTTGAAACTCTAGATGATGCTGGATGTTATGTAGATGGAAATCGAGTACGGATTCCAAGTAGATTAGTTGAAAAGGCATTAAGAAGTGTACCATCTAGGGTAACTTTATATAATAGTAGAACCAAAGAACCAGTATTAAGATTAGAAGGAAGTAATGCATATTTTGGAACAGGGTCTGATACTCCTTACTTTATTGATCCTTATACTCAAGAAAGAATCAAAGCTAGTGAGGAAACAGTAAAGATGGCTACTAAAGTAATAGATGCTTTGCCTAATTTAGATTTCGTAATGTCTTTAGGAATTGTTCAAGATGTACCACAGCCAATTTATGATAGATACCAATTTCGAGCTCAGATATTAAATACATCTAAACCGATCGTTACTACAGCAACTGATGTTGATGGTTATGCTGATATTATTGAGATGTGTGAAATTGTTGCCGGAGGAGAAGAAGAATTAAGACAAAAGCCATTCATGACTCTTTATGCAGAACCGATTTCTCCATTACAGCATGATAATGATGCTTCTAATAAATTAGTATTAGCTGGTAAGAAGTCATTACCTGTTGTTTATACACCATGTATCATGGCAGGGGGAACTGTTCCAGCAACTTTAGCTGGAGCTATGGCTAACGGTTTAGCAGAGAGTTTAAGTGGATTAGTTCTTAACCAATTAACTAATGAAGGAAATCCATTCATTATGGGTGGAGTATTTACAATTATGGACATGGACACTACAATTTTCTCTTATGGTGCTCCAGAATTTGATTTAATGCAGGCAGCTTTAGCTGATATGGCTCATTATTTAGGGATTCCAATGTTTGGTACTTGTGGTTGTACAGATTCTAAAGTTGTAGATGAACAGGCAGCAATTGAGGATGCAATTTCTATTTTAATGACTGCTCAATCAGGGGCTAATTTAAATCATGATGTAGGTTATATTGAACATGGTAATGCTGGTTGTTTAGAGAATTTAGCAGTAGCTGATGATTTAATTGGCATGGCTCGAAGAGTAGTTGATGGGATTGAAGTTACCGAAGAAACATTAGCACTTGATGTTATTGATGAAGTAGGGCCAGGTGGACATTTCCTTAGTCATGAACATACAATGGAACATTTTAAGGAGGAGACTTGGTATCCAGATTTATTCCAACGAAAGCGGTATGGTGAGTGGGTAAATGATGGAGAAAAGACTCTTACTGATCGGGCCAATGATAAGGTTATTGAAATTCTTGAAAATTATGATCCTGAGCCATTACCACAGGATACTGTTCAAAAATTAGATGATATAGTTAAGAGAGCAGAAAGTAATTTAGATATTTGA
- a CDS encoding corrinoid protein — protein sequence MSDFEKLSDGVIAGEVDRVVGLTQEAIDDGLEPKKIINNGLIAGMSVVGQRFKDGDMFVPEVMMAAKAMKSGVELVNPLLTDGETSSKGKVLLGTVAGDLHDIGKNLVGMMMESASLDVIDLGTDVDPEEFVEAVKEHEPNVLGMSALLTTTMLEMQNTIELLEEEGLRNSLKIIVGGAPVTPDFAEEINADGWSPDAASAKDQALELIG from the coding sequence ATGTCAGATTTTGAGAAGTTAAGCGATGGTGTAATTGCTGGTGAGGTTGATAGAGTAGTTGGTCTTACTCAAGAGGCAATAGATGATGGATTAGAGCCAAAGAAGATTATTAATAATGGTTTAATTGCAGGAATGTCTGTTGTTGGCCAGAGGTTTAAAGATGGAGATATGTTTGTACCAGAAGTAATGATGGCAGCTAAAGCAATGAAGAGTGGAGTAGAGTTAGTGAATCCATTACTAACTGATGGGGAGACATCTTCTAAAGGAAAGGTGTTATTAGGAACAGTTGCTGGTGATTTACATGATATCGGTAAAAACTTAGTTGGGATGATGATGGAGAGTGCTAGCTTAGACGTTATTGATTTAGGAACAGATGTTGATCCAGAAGAATTCGTAGAAGCTGTAAAAGAGCATGAACCAAATGTATTAGGAATGAGTGCTTTATTAACAACAACAATGTTAGAAATGCAGAATACAATTGAGTTATTAGAAGAAGAAGGATTAAGGAACTCACTAAAAATTATTGTAGGAGGGGCTCCTGTAACTCCGGATTTTGCTGAAGAAATTAATGCAGATGGTTGGTCTCCGGATGCTGCTTCAGCTAAAGATCAAGCTTTAGAATTAATTGGTTAA
- a CDS encoding trimethylamine methyltransferase family protein has product MIKQKVSVQEILSSEDVEMIHEASMDLLKKTGIEVLHEEARDIFEKNGAKVDGNRVYLSQDIIESALKKAPESFTLNARNPANNVIIGDDNSVIAPGYGAPFVTDLDTGRRNSTFEDYLNFTKLASASDHIDIVGGVLVEPTDIPDEKRHAKMLYAGAKYSDKCLMGSALGKKKARDCFKMASMLFGEDEIIDDKPIVITLINTTSPLKYDHRMLDSLIEHAKYNQAVVIASLIMAGSTGPMSIAGTLTLQNVEVLAGIVLAQMINPGTPVVYGSATTITDMRTANLAVGSPEYAKFVGATAQLSRYYGLPCRAGGSITDSIMADAQAGYESMMMFMSTINHGLNFVLHSVGLLENYMTMSYEKFIIDNEILGMITNYQAGIEVNEDTVAKEVIKNVGHGGHYLSSPHTMEHMRDFRDPILSTRAGYKSDDDLIPAVERANKKWKSIVKGFEAPELNSDIEQKLINYMESI; this is encoded by the coding sequence ATGATTAAACAAAAGGTTTCAGTTCAAGAGATTTTGTCAAGTGAAGATGTAGAGATGATTCATGAGGCATCAATGGATTTATTAAAAAAGACAGGAATAGAAGTTTTACATGAAGAAGCACGAGATATTTTTGAAAAAAATGGTGCTAAGGTTGACGGAAATCGCGTTTATTTATCACAGGATATCATTGAAAGTGCTTTAAAAAAAGCTCCGGAATCATTTACATTAAATGCTAGAAATCCAGCTAATAATGTGATAATTGGTGATGATAATTCAGTAATAGCTCCAGGTTATGGAGCACCGTTTGTAACCGATTTAGACACTGGGAGAAGAAATTCAACTTTTGAGGATTATTTAAATTTCACAAAGTTAGCTTCCGCTAGTGACCACATTGATATAGTAGGTGGAGTTTTGGTAGAACCGACAGATATTCCGGATGAAAAAAGACATGCTAAAATGCTCTATGCAGGAGCTAAATATTCAGATAAATGTCTAATGGGAAGCGCTTTAGGTAAGAAGAAAGCACGGGATTGTTTTAAAATGGCTAGTATGCTTTTTGGTGAAGATGAGATCATAGATGATAAACCTATAGTAATTACTTTAATAAATACGACTAGTCCATTAAAGTATGACCATAGGATGTTAGATTCATTAATAGAACATGCTAAATATAATCAAGCGGTTGTGATTGCTTCTTTAATTATGGCTGGTTCTACTGGACCTATGTCCATAGCAGGAACTCTTACCTTACAGAATGTAGAAGTATTAGCTGGGATTGTTTTAGCACAGATGATTAATCCTGGTACCCCTGTGGTTTATGGTTCTGCTACAACTATTACTGATATGAGAACAGCTAATTTAGCCGTAGGGAGCCCGGAATATGCTAAATTTGTAGGAGCAACTGCTCAATTATCTAGATATTATGGATTACCTTGTCGAGCTGGTGGGTCTATTACTGACTCTATTATGGCCGATGCACAGGCGGGATATGAATCGATGATGATGTTTATGTCTACAATTAATCATGGATTGAACTTTGTATTACATTCTGTTGGACTCTTAGAAAACTATATGACCATGTCTTATGAAAAATTTATTATTGATAATGAAATCTTAGGGATGATAACTAATTACCAAGCAGGTATTGAGGTCAATGAGGATACAGTTGCTAAAGAAGTGATTAAAAATGTGGGGCATGGAGGGCATTACTTGTCATCACCTCATACTATGGAACATATGAGAGATTTTAGAGATCCTATTTTGAGTACAAGAGCTGGTTATAAATCAGACGATGATTTGATTCCTGCCGTTGAACGAGCTAATAAAAAATGGAAGTCAATTGTAAAGGGTTTTGAAGCTCCAGAATTAAATTCTGATATTGAACAGAAGTTAATTAATTATATGGAAAGTATATAA
- a CDS encoding sigma-54-dependent Fis family transcriptional regulator, with protein sequence MVNLRDVEEFIQQVAEAFAPVLDYEVAVIDDALEVLAGTGRYQEEINTQYGPGSMTRKLISDPDQKALVVEDSKSSDLCEECDDRESCPVWAVIMCPIVYSSEVIGSLSLMAFNQEQQKNLISNRLKLITFLRKVAEFITNTLGEKAMKSQVIVMANKFKAVINSVHEGIIAINDQQQITHINQSAKEILKIGKEQIGKDISILFSDFDLDEVLNNMNEGNYLETRIKYRQENKKMTLISNITLIENDNKRAGATISFRELDEIKKLANKIIAKDNQFTFDNIKGTSEEITKIKDDMQRVAHTDSTVLIRGESGTGKSMFAKAIHEESDRRDESFIEVNCAAIPESLLESELFGYEEGAFTGAKKGGKPGKFELAHKGTIFLDEIGDMPTHFQVKLLKVIETKKIERVGGVESTDVDVRILAATHHNLEEMVQEGDFRKDLFYRLNVIPFYIPPLRKRKEDITLLLHLFLKEYTQTLQKDIIDFTKTAKKELLNYSWPGNVRELENTIEYAVNLETSNYITKESFPDRIIENETSFEFEDNSIIPTISELEQKAIIEALKEFGTSGKAKKRAAKALGISRATLYRKIKKFDIDSTHIDIEAKQIKELS encoded by the coding sequence ATGGTTAATTTAAGGGATGTAGAAGAATTTATTCAGCAGGTAGCTGAAGCATTTGCGCCGGTGTTAGATTATGAAGTTGCTGTAATTGATGATGCATTAGAGGTTTTAGCAGGTACTGGACGATATCAAGAGGAGATAAATACACAATATGGACCAGGTTCTATGACAAGGAAACTTATATCTGATCCTGATCAAAAAGCATTAGTAGTAGAAGATTCTAAATCTAGTGATTTATGTGAGGAATGTGATGATAGAGAGAGTTGTCCTGTTTGGGCAGTTATTATGTGTCCAATTGTATATTCTAGTGAAGTTATAGGTTCATTATCTTTAATGGCTTTCAATCAAGAACAACAAAAAAACTTAATTAGTAATCGTTTAAAATTAATTACTTTTTTACGAAAAGTAGCAGAATTCATTACTAATACTTTAGGTGAAAAAGCGATGAAGAGCCAAGTAATAGTTATGGCTAACAAATTTAAAGCGGTAATTAATTCAGTACATGAAGGTATCATTGCAATCAATGATCAGCAACAGATTACGCATATTAATCAATCAGCTAAAGAGATACTGAAAATTGGAAAGGAGCAGATTGGAAAAGATATTAGTATTTTATTTTCTGATTTTGATCTAGATGAAGTTTTAAATAATATGAACGAAGGTAATTATTTAGAAACTAGAATCAAATATAGACAAGAGAATAAAAAAATGACTTTAATCTCTAATATAACTTTAATTGAAAATGATAATAAGAGAGCAGGAGCCACTATATCTTTTAGAGAATTAGATGAGATAAAAAAATTAGCTAATAAGATCATTGCTAAAGATAATCAATTTACCTTTGATAATATCAAAGGTACTAGTGAAGAGATTACAAAAATTAAAGATGATATGCAAAGGGTTGCACATACTGATTCTACCGTTTTAATTCGTGGTGAAAGTGGAACAGGAAAAAGTATGTTTGCAAAAGCTATTCATGAAGAAAGTGATAGACGTGATGAATCTTTTATTGAAGTTAACTGCGCAGCTATTCCAGAGTCTTTATTAGAATCAGAATTGTTTGGTTATGAAGAAGGAGCATTTACAGGGGCTAAAAAAGGTGGAAAGCCTGGTAAATTTGAATTAGCTCATAAAGGTACCATATTTTTAGATGAAATTGGAGATATGCCTACTCATTTTCAAGTTAAATTACTAAAGGTAATAGAGACTAAAAAGATAGAAAGAGTAGGTGGAGTAGAGTCGACTGATGTTGATGTAAGAATTCTTGCTGCTACACATCATAACTTAGAAGAGATGGTTCAAGAAGGTGATTTCAGAAAAGATTTATTTTATAGATTAAATGTTATTCCATTTTATATCCCTCCTTTACGTAAAAGGAAAGAAGATATTACCCTTTTACTACACTTATTCTTAAAAGAATATACTCAAACATTGCAAAAAGATATAATTGATTTTACTAAAACAGCAAAAAAGGAATTGCTTAATTATTCATGGCCAGGGAATGTGCGAGAATTAGAAAATACTATTGAATATGCCGTCAATCTTGAAACTTCAAATTATATTACTAAAGAGAGCTTCCCAGATCGAATTATAGAAAATGAAACCTCTTTTGAATTCGAAGATAATTCTATAATTCCTACTATTAGTGAATTAGAACAGAAAGCCATAATTGAAGCATTAAAAGAATTTGGCACAAGTGGTAAAGCTAAAAAGAGAGCAGCTAAAGCATTAGGAATTAGTAGAGCTACTTTATATCGGAAGATTAAAAAATTTGATATTGATTCTACCCATATTGATATTGAGGCTAAGCAGATAAAAGAATTATCATAG